One window from the genome of Gambusia affinis linkage group LG14, SWU_Gaff_1.0, whole genome shotgun sequence encodes:
- the mllt11 gene encoding protein AF1q: MEKSSSQYDSFLFWRQPIPTLDLSELEDLGFSVGDPISRSKAKDKTSQLRRQNHEDQELSEFSSFNYWRAPIADVDALLADLNLLS; this comes from the exons ATGGAGAAATCCAGCAGCCAGTACGACTCGTTCCTCTTCTGGAGGCAGCCGATCCCGACCCTTGACCTGTCGGAGTTGGAGGATCTGGGATTCTCCGTCGGCGATCCAATCAGCAGAAGCAAGGCGAAGGACAAGACGTCCCAGCTGCGCAGACAGAACCATGAG GACCAGGAGTTGTCTGAGTTTTCCTCCTTTAATTACTGGAGAGCTCCCATTGCTGATGTGGACGCTCTGCTGGCTGACCTGAACCTGCTGTCCTGA